A stretch of the Methanobacterium veterum genome encodes the following:
- a CDS encoding symporter small accessory protein, producing the protein MVLGIDDPWVWSAYILTILSMLLCVIYGALNWNKGDEDEETQVKEEMEWHKKEKEMEEKELGIWDEEG; encoded by the coding sequence GTGGTCTTAGGAATAGATGATCCATGGGTTTGGAGTGCTTATATTTTAACTATATTAAGTATGCTTTTATGCGTGATTTATGGAGCCTTAAATTGGAATAAAGGCGATGAAGACGAAGAAACACAAGTTAAAGAAGAAATGGAATGGCATAAAAAAGAAAAAGAGATGGAAGAAAAAGAATTAGGGATATGGGATGAAGAAGGATAG
- the pyrE gene encoding orotate phosphoribosyltransferase, translating into MNNEKKKLIDLLKAEEVIKFGKFTLASGKESDYYVNMKMAITNPEILKQVAKIVANQIIDDKIDKIAGPALGAVPIATAISLESYIPMLMIRKAKKGYGTAKLIEGELVEGDSVVVVEDVTTTGGSLIKAINAIKDNGGIVKKAIVVVDRAEGAVQNLKKEGITLEPLISIDDFKK; encoded by the coding sequence ATGAATAACGAAAAAAAGAAACTTATAGACCTTTTAAAGGCAGAAGAAGTTATCAAGTTTGGTAAATTTACACTGGCTTCTGGAAAAGAAAGCGACTACTATGTAAACATGAAAATGGCCATTACAAACCCAGAAATCCTAAAACAGGTTGCAAAAATTGTAGCAAACCAGATAATTGATGATAAAATAGATAAAATTGCAGGCCCTGCTTTAGGGGCTGTGCCTATAGCAACAGCAATATCTCTTGAATCATATATTCCAATGCTTATGATAAGAAAGGCCAAAAAAGGCTACGGAACAGCGAAGCTCATAGAAGGAGAACTTGTAGAAGGAGATTCTGTTGTCGTGGTTGAGGATGTAACCACAACTGGGGGTTCCCTTATTAAAGCAATTAATGCAATTAAAGATAACGGTGGAATAGTTAAAAAAGCAATTGTAGTTGTAGATAGGGCTGAAGGAGCTGTCCAAAACCTTAAAAAAGAAGGGATTACTTTAGAACCTTTAATTTCAATAGATGATTTTAAAAAATAA
- a CDS encoding MogA/MoaB family molybdenum cofactor biosynthesis protein, translating to MKSESMKEHKKQAPKSVNGAVITLSDSKYQDFLMCQKSLIFDDPRQGLEGHKDSDVSGGLIKDALSENNNLVFYSVIPDDAGLLVSTISNIIENYDVDVIITTGGTGIGPRDITIETLKPLFNKELNGFGEIFRYESYKELGTGAILSRATAGVYKNKLIIALPGSPNAVGLGLKIVMPELGHLVKHLRD from the coding sequence ATGAAAAGCGAAAGTATGAAAGAGCATAAAAAACAAGCGCCCAAATCTGTAAATGGTGCAGTTATAACCTTAAGTGACTCTAAATATCAAGATTTTTTGATGTGTCAAAAATCTTTGATTTTTGATGACCCGAGACAAGGTCTCGAGGGACATAAGGATAGTGATGTATCTGGCGGTTTAATAAAAGATGCATTAAGTGAAAACAATAACCTCGTTTTTTACTCAGTGATACCTGATGATGCCGGACTTCTTGTTTCAACTATAAGTAATATAATAGAAAATTATGATGTCGATGTTATCATAACAACTGGAGGAACTGGAATCGGGCCTCGAGATATAACAATTGAAACTTTAAAGCCCCTGTTTAATAAAGAATTAAATGGATTCGGAGAGATATTCAGGTATGAATCATATAAAGAGCTTGGAACTGGTGCTATTTTAAGCAGGGCAACAGCTGGTGTTTATAAAAATAAATTGATAATAGCTCTTCCAGGATCTCCAAATGCGGTGGGTTTAGGTTTAAAAATAGTGATGCCTGAACTTGGCCATCTTGTCAAGCATTTAAGAGATTGA
- a CDS encoding PAS domain S-box protein, translating into MKKNENLLKGNSKNIGAVNSEIEKKQLSAIVENIPAGIIIAEAPSGKFVLANKQVANIWHYPQSASADEFKKYKGFHPDGRQYKSYEWPLSRSIRTGEVVKDEEIEILRGDGTKGWISVCSLPVTDDEGNIIMGIVMDLDITDRKRAENELKENKMRLETIIRGSPVLTFIIGRDHKVNYWNRAMEEYSGIKAEDIVGTEDQWKALYSEKKPTVADLLIEKDYGKISKWYSGKCRRSKIVRGAYELEDFFPAMGKGRWLRATVSIIEDPEGNTMGAMEVLEDITERRHAEEKLKEARNNLEEQVKERTAELIESEEKFRTLYDDNPFMYFTINVDFTVLSVNQFGAELLGYTVSELIGQPLSKIFYEKDIEFAEQNLRNAIKNYGQVFHWELRKVRKDGSILWVKETTRATKRSDGKILVFTACGDITDLKRAENALKESEKKFRELFNKALDVIVLSEVQEDMMPGQFIEVNEAAVKILGYSKEEFSNMTPLDLFAPDSKDQIPKILAELKKRGSTLFEAKSVTKNRGEIPFEVNVHIFKLRGKDVALSMARNITDRKRAEEALKESEEKFREIFNNANDMITVSEIKGDIPGRFIEVNEVGLKMLGYTKEEFLNMTPFDIVSSESSVSVSDVISEMSKNGYARHESIIVSKDGFNIPVEIATHFFKLKGKDMILAVSRDITDRKHAEKALKESEKKFRELFDQATDMITLSEVNGDGTIRGFIEVNETASKRLGYSKNELLNMTALDIYSDTSAILKMTLEMFKKGYSIAENVQIAKDGRKIPVELNTHLFSLEGKNVVLSISRDITERKKAEEELRRSETILEEASHISKIGAYEWNIKRDEFILSGEGQRIYGVKKIKLPFEEIIKVVYPADVSMVRRALNESLKTFKPYDLEHRINRPDGEIRYIHTRSSVLLDDEGKPDKMYGVTEDITERKHAEEQIKRLADIVDSSDDAIIGEDLNGIILSWNKGAEKIYGYSAQEMVGKPIFTLAPDSERERTSKLLEEVKSGRKVAHYEAQRIKKNGVKIDILITLSPIKNVDGEITGISAIVRDITERKKAERALAESEEKLNATIKSSPDSIISSDLNLDIISCNQASMDMYGASSSEELIGLNALELVDPKDRPTLIEAAKIALSEERSVTLELNSVTLDGKKVFPVEISGNSIRDAEGNPTGFVAITKDITERKNAEKERETLIGELERSNQELQQFAYIASHDLQEPLRTISSFTQLLARRYKGQIDKDADEFIDFIVDGTNRMQAMIKDLLKYSRVQTRGEEFKPTDVQNALDQALFNLKVTIDENNAEITHDKLPTVIADEKQLIQLFQNLIGNAIKFKKPDEPPKIHILSRKDKNRNEHVFGVSDNGIGMDQQYAGRIFELFQRLHTRDEYKGTGIGLAVAKKIVERHGGRIWVESEPGVGSTFYFTIPVKEESN; encoded by the coding sequence TTGAAAAAGAATGAAAATCTATTAAAAGGGAATTCGAAAAATATTGGGGCTGTAAATTCTGAAATTGAGAAGAAACAGCTAAGTGCAATAGTAGAAAATATTCCTGCAGGAATTATTATTGCAGAAGCTCCTTCTGGAAAATTCGTCCTGGCTAATAAGCAAGTTGCAAATATATGGCATTATCCACAATCAGCCAGTGCTGATGAATTTAAGAAATATAAAGGCTTTCATCCAGATGGTAGGCAATATAAATCTTATGAATGGCCATTATCACGCTCAATTAGAACTGGCGAAGTAGTTAAAGATGAAGAAATTGAAATTTTACGTGGGGACGGAACAAAAGGATGGATAAGTGTTTGTTCTTTGCCAGTAACTGATGATGAGGGAAATATTATTATGGGAATTGTGATGGACCTGGACATAACAGATCGTAAGCGCGCAGAAAATGAACTAAAAGAGAATAAAATGAGATTGGAAACCATAATTAGAGGATCTCCAGTTCTTACATTCATAATAGGTCGAGATCATAAGGTTAATTATTGGAACAGGGCTATGGAAGAATATAGTGGAATTAAAGCTGAAGATATAGTGGGAACAGAAGATCAATGGAAAGCACTCTACAGTGAAAAAAAGCCAACTGTCGCTGATCTATTAATAGAAAAGGATTATGGAAAGATTTCAAAATGGTACAGTGGAAAATGTAGGCGGTCTAAAATTGTGAGAGGGGCATATGAACTTGAAGATTTTTTTCCTGCTATGGGTAAAGGCAGATGGTTGCGTGCCACAGTAAGCATTATTGAAGACCCTGAAGGTAATACAATGGGTGCTATGGAAGTACTTGAGGATATAACTGAGCGTAGACATGCAGAAGAAAAATTAAAAGAAGCTCGTAATAATTTAGAAGAACAGGTTAAAGAACGAACCGCAGAACTCATAGAAAGTGAAGAGAAATTTCGTACTTTATATGATGATAACCCCTTTATGTATTTCACTATAAATGTTGATTTTACTGTATTGTCTGTAAATCAATTTGGGGCGGAGCTATTAGGTTATACAGTTTCTGAATTAATTGGCCAGCCGTTGTCGAAGATATTCTACGAGAAAGACATAGAATTTGCAGAACAGAATTTAAGAAATGCCATTAAAAATTATGGGCAGGTTTTTCACTGGGAACTGCGTAAAGTTCGTAAAGATGGAAGTATACTGTGGGTAAAAGAAACTACACGCGCAACAAAAAGATCTGACGGGAAAATTCTTGTTTTCACTGCTTGTGGAGATATTACAGATCTTAAGCGCGCGGAAAATGCCTTGAAGGAGAGTGAGAAGAAGTTCCGCGAGCTATTTAATAAAGCTTTAGATGTAATAGTACTATCGGAAGTCCAAGAAGATATGATGCCTGGACAATTTATTGAAGTAAATGAGGCCGCAGTTAAAATATTGGGTTACAGTAAAGAAGAATTTTCCAATATGACTCCTCTAGACTTGTTTGCACCAGATAGTAAAGACCAGATACCAAAAATCTTGGCAGAACTTAAAAAAAGAGGATCTACTCTATTTGAGGCAAAAAGTGTTACTAAAAACAGGGGAGAAATACCTTTTGAGGTTAATGTACATATTTTCAAGCTCAGAGGAAAAGATGTAGCTCTCTCTATGGCCCGTAATATTACAGATCGTAAGCGCGCGGAGGAAGCGTTAAAAGAGAGTGAAGAAAAATTCCGTGAAATTTTCAATAATGCAAATGATATGATAACTGTATCTGAAATTAAAGGAGATATACCTGGACGATTTATTGAAGTAAATGAAGTTGGGTTAAAAATGTTGGGCTATACTAAGGAAGAATTTTTAAATATGACACCTTTTGATATAGTCTCTTCTGAATCCTCTGTTTCTGTATCGGATGTAATATCAGAAATGTCAAAAAATGGATATGCAAGACATGAAAGTATAATTGTATCTAAAGATGGTTTTAATATACCTGTTGAGATTGCAACACATTTTTTCAAGCTCAAAGGAAAAGATATGATTCTAGCTGTTTCTAGGGACATTACAGATCGTAAGCACGCAGAAAAAGCGTTAAAAGAGAGTGAGAAGAAATTCCGTGAATTATTTGATCAAGCAACGGATATGATTACGTTATCTGAGGTAAATGGTGACGGCACTATCAGGGGATTTATTGAAGTAAATGAAACTGCATCTAAGCGATTAGGATATAGTAAAAATGAATTATTAAATATGACTGCTTTGGATATATATTCAGACACTTCTGCTATATTAAAAATGACATTGGAAATGTTTAAAAAAGGATATTCAATAGCTGAAAATGTTCAGATAGCTAAAGATGGAAGGAAGATACCTGTAGAACTTAATACTCATCTTTTTAGCCTAGAAGGAAAAAATGTCGTTCTTTCTATTTCTCGTGATATTACTGAGCGTAAAAAAGCTGAAGAAGAACTTAGAAGGAGTGAAACTATTTTGGAAGAGGCTTCACATATCTCTAAAATAGGTGCTTATGAATGGAACATAAAAAGAGATGAATTTATATTATCTGGTGAAGGACAGCGAATTTATGGAGTTAAAAAGATTAAATTACCTTTTGAGGAGATTATAAAAGTAGTTTATCCTGCTGATGTCAGTATGGTTCGAAGAGCATTGAATGAATCATTAAAAACTTTTAAGCCATATGATTTAGAACACCGTATAAACCGGCCTGATGGCGAAATAAGGTATATACATACTCGAAGCAGTGTTTTATTAGATGATGAAGGAAAACCTGACAAGATGTACGGCGTAACAGAGGATATAACAGAACGTAAGCATGCTGAGGAGCAAATTAAGAGATTGGCAGACATCGTTGATTCATCGGATGATGCTATTATTGGTGAAGATTTAAATGGAATAATTTTAAGCTGGAATAAGGGGGCTGAAAAAATATATGGTTATTCTGCTCAGGAAATGGTAGGAAAGCCCATATTTACTTTGGCTCCTGATTCTGAACGTGAAAGGACATCTAAACTTCTGGAAGAAGTTAAAAGCGGCAGGAAAGTAGCTCATTATGAAGCTCAAAGAATAAAAAAGAATGGGGTTAAGATAGATATTTTGATAACATTATCACCTATTAAAAATGTTGATGGAGAAATTACTGGAATTTCTGCAATTGTAAGAGATATAACCGAGCGTAAAAAAGCTGAAAGGGCATTAGCAGAAAGTGAAGAAAAATTGAATGCCACTATTAAATCATCTCCTGATTCTATTATATCTTCTGATTTAAATTTAGATATAATCTCATGTAATCAGGCAAGTATGGATATGTATGGGGCATCTTCAAGTGAAGAATTAATAGGGCTAAATGCATTGGAATTAGTAGATCCAAAAGACAGACCAACATTAATAGAAGCTGCAAAAATAGCTTTATCTGAGGAAAGAAGCGTAACTTTAGAACTTAATTCCGTTACTTTAGATGGTAAAAAAGTTTTTCCTGTAGAGATTTCGGGAAATAGTATCCGTGATGCTGAAGGTAATCCAACGGGATTTGTAGCTATAACAAAAGATATCACTGAACGTAAGAATGCAGAAAAAGAACGTGAAACCCTCATTGGGGAACTAGAACGTTCAAATCAAGAATTACAACAGTTTGCGTATATTGCGTCACATGACCTTCAGGAGCCTTTAAGGACAATTTCAAGCTTTACACAACTTTTGGCACGACGATATAAGGGCCAGATTGATAAGGATGCTGATGAGTTCATAGATTTCATCGTGGATGGAACAAATAGAATGCAGGCAATGATAAAGGATTTATTGAAGTATTCAAGAGTTCAAACAAGAGGTGAAGAATTCAAGCCAACAGATGTACAAAATGCTCTTGATCAGGCATTATTTAACCTTAAGGTAACTATTGATGAAAATAATGCAGAAATTACGCATGATAAGCTTCCTACTGTAATTGCCGATGAGAAACAGCTCATACAGCTTTTCCAGAATTTAATTGGGAACGCTATTAAATTTAAAAAACCAGATGAACCTCCTAAAATTCATATTTTATCTAGAAAAGATAAAAATAGAAATGAACATGTTTTTGGAGTCTCAGATAATGGTATTGGAATGGATCAGCAGTATGCTGGGCGTATTTTTGAGTTATTCCAGAGATTGCATACAAGAGATGAATATAAAGGAACTGGAATTGGGCTGGCAGTTGCAAAGAAAATAGTGGAGCGCCATGGGGGGCGTATCTGGGTTGAGTCTGAACCGGGTGTGGGTTCAACATTTTATTTTACTATTCCTGTAAAAGAAGAATCTAACTAA
- a CDS encoding ERF family protein, giving the protein MEIKNIAAALLEVQRKIKNPSNTATNPFFRSKYAPLPDILNCVRPLLTENGILLIQNTGSNEAGDVYVQTKLIHTSGEVIETDKLLLKPEKNTAQGIGSAITYGRRYQLTALLGISSEDDDDGNIASKARPKEGSNQSKDDIEAVKWIDEITEMLAAKNFNVNENAIISKAKQIYDVQQVKRIEDQLKRK; this is encoded by the coding sequence ATGGAAATTAAAAATATAGCAGCAGCACTGCTTGAAGTCCAAAGAAAAATTAAAAATCCATCAAACACAGCTACAAATCCATTTTTCAGGAGTAAATACGCGCCATTGCCCGATATTTTAAACTGTGTACGTCCTCTTTTAACTGAAAATGGGATATTATTAATCCAGAATACTGGAAGTAATGAAGCTGGAGATGTATATGTTCAAACTAAACTCATTCACACATCAGGTGAGGTAATTGAAACCGATAAATTACTCTTGAAACCCGAGAAGAATACCGCTCAAGGAATTGGAAGCGCAATTACGTATGGTAGGCGCTATCAGTTAACAGCGCTTTTAGGAATAAGTTCTGAAGATGACGACGATGGGAATATAGCTTCAAAAGCACGTCCAAAAGAGGGATCAAACCAATCAAAAGATGATATTGAAGCAGTAAAATGGATAGATGAAATTACAGAAATGTTAGCTGCAAAGAATTTTAATGTGAACGAAAATGCAATTATAAGCAAAGCCAAGCAAATTTATGATGTTCAACAGGTTAAAAGGATCGAAGATCAGCTTAAGAGAAAATAA
- the nucS gene encoding endonuclease NucS encodes MVKFKVEENPDIEKTNEILKDGLKNKAIIIITACCRVFYEGRAKSNLELGDRVIIIKPDGSFLIHKSEKRNPVNWQPPGCTVKFKVKDDLMLIRSIRKNPKEILDVEISKTYMATYFVAKDYEELDLIGSEEDMANLIFYENPEVIEEGFKPIAKEKSISNGVIDILGKDKNGNIMVLELKRVRGSLGAVSQLKRYVDNLKEENEGLRGMLVAPSITDSAMKLLKEYGLEFKELHPPKKLKKEDIIKLDFFD; translated from the coding sequence ATGGTGAAATTCAAAGTAGAAGAAAATCCCGATATTGAGAAAACAAATGAAATTTTAAAGGATGGGCTCAAAAATAAAGCCATCATAATAATTACCGCCTGCTGCAGGGTATTTTATGAAGGCAGAGCTAAAAGTAATCTTGAACTTGGCGACAGAGTAATTATAATAAAGCCCGACGGATCCTTTTTGATTCACAAAAGTGAGAAGAGAAACCCTGTAAACTGGCAGCCTCCAGGGTGTACTGTTAAATTTAAGGTTAAAGATGATTTAATGCTTATAAGAAGTATTAGAAAAAATCCAAAGGAAATCCTGGATGTAGAAATTTCAAAAACTTACATGGCGACATATTTTGTTGCTAAGGACTACGAAGAACTGGATTTAATTGGAAGCGAGGAAGACATGGCCAACCTTATTTTCTATGAAAACCCTGAAGTCATTGAAGAAGGATTCAAACCGATTGCAAAGGAAAAATCCATCTCAAATGGAGTAATTGATATTCTTGGAAAAGATAAAAATGGGAATATAATGGTTTTAGAACTTAAAAGGGTTAGAGGAAGTTTAGGCGCCGTAAGCCAGCTTAAGCGTTATGTGGATAATTTGAAAGAAGAAAATGAAGGTTTAAGGGGAATGTTAGTAGCACCTTCTATTACAGATAGTGCCATGAAACTTTTAAAAGAATATGGGTTGGAATTTAAGGAGCTGCACCCTCCTAAGAAACTCAAGAAAGAAGATATAATAAAACTGGATTTTTTTGATTAA
- a CDS encoding glutathione-independent formaldehyde dehydrogenase yields the protein MKAVVYKGPKNVEVEDVENPKISKPTDAIVRITSSAICGSDLHMYDGETTFESGRTLGHEPMGVVEEVGDAVQLVKPGDRVVMPFNIACGFCLNCIQGLTNACLTLNPDQPGSAYGYVNMGPYQGGQAEYVLVPYADWACLKLPGEPGDEFEDDFVLLADIFPTSYYSTELANVSIGKAVAVFGAGPVGLLAAYSAILKGASEVYIIDDSEERLKRAESIGAIPINTDDGDPAQQIMEIRQNNKNLMESLRPGEEKTLGVDSAIDAVGFQAYDRDNPNQEKRNQVLMDIANVINAGGHVGLIGVYPKENPAADNEDEKQGNIMFPLGKLWEKGITIGMGQTPVKQLHVFLRNLIFDGKAKPSFIVSDRISIEDAPQIYSQFDKRDTVVKPVIKFGAAAK from the coding sequence ATGAAAGCTGTTGTTTATAAAGGTCCTAAGAATGTGGAAGTTGAGGATGTAGAAAATCCTAAAATAAGCAAACCAACAGATGCTATTGTAAGAATCACAAGCAGTGCCATATGTGGAAGCGATTTGCATATGTATGACGGCGAAACAACATTTGAATCTGGGCGAACACTTGGTCATGAACCAATGGGTGTAGTTGAAGAGGTTGGAGATGCAGTGCAATTAGTAAAACCTGGAGATAGAGTTGTTATGCCTTTTAACATAGCATGTGGTTTTTGCCTGAATTGTATTCAAGGTCTGACCAACGCATGCCTTACCTTAAATCCAGATCAGCCGGGATCTGCATATGGATATGTTAATATGGGGCCTTATCAGGGAGGTCAAGCAGAGTATGTACTTGTACCATACGCTGATTGGGCCTGTTTGAAATTACCTGGAGAACCTGGAGATGAATTTGAAGATGACTTTGTACTGCTTGCAGATATCTTTCCAACTTCATATTATTCTACAGAACTGGCCAATGTTTCTATAGGTAAAGCTGTGGCAGTTTTTGGTGCAGGTCCTGTAGGTTTGCTTGCTGCATACAGTGCTATTCTAAAAGGTGCATCTGAGGTTTATATAATCGATGATTCCGAGGAGAGACTTAAACGTGCTGAATCAATAGGGGCAATCCCCATAAACACTGATGACGGAGATCCTGCCCAGCAGATCATGGAAATAAGACAGAATAATAAAAATCTCATGGAATCACTGCGACCTGGAGAAGAAAAGACATTAGGTGTTGATTCTGCTATAGATGCGGTGGGATTTCAGGCATACGACCGAGATAATCCTAATCAGGAAAAGCGTAATCAGGTGCTTATGGATATTGCAAATGTAATAAATGCCGGCGGCCATGTAGGGCTTATAGGTGTCTATCCAAAGGAAAATCCTGCTGCAGATAATGAAGATGAAAAACAGGGAAATATAATGTTCCCACTTGGAAAACTATGGGAAAAAGGAATTACAATTGGTATGGGACAAACTCCTGTAAAACAACTGCATGTGTTTTTAAGAAATTTAATATTTGATGGCAAAGCTAAACCAAGTTTCATAGTTTCAGATAGGATATCTATTGAAGATGCTCCTCAAATTTACAGTCAGTTCGATAAAAGAGATACAGTAGTTAAACCTGTAATTAAATTTGGAGCGGCTGCAAAGTAA
- a CDS encoding sodium:solute symporter family protein, whose protein sequence is MDNYVLLIVIALIYILMVGYVGYIAWKRTKSADDYMVAGRETHPFIMALSYGATFISTAAIVGFGGTAGVYGMGLLWLTVLNILVGIFIAFVLFGKRTRKIGHNLNALTFPEFLSRRFDSKFIQYFSGAVIFLGMPLYASVVLIGMARFVETTIGLNYSIALIAMAIIVAIYVVFGGIRGVMYTDALQGTIMFIGMVILLGAIYWLTGGITTGNQALTNLIHQIPANATATAATTGFTGWTSMPSLGSPFWWTLISTLILGVGIGVLSQPQLVVRFMTVKSNKELNRAVLIGGIFIFIMTGTAFVVGALSNVYFFDTVGQLAMQVAGGNADKIIPVFISSAMPVWFAYLFMITLLSAAMSTLSAQFHVQGTALGRDIYETVTGTKGKSSVLVARAGITIAVIIAVILGFVLPDNIIAVGTAMWFSITAAAFLSMYIFALFWKRSTKAGVISGLVIGTLLSIFWMVFEYKKSAAALGICQALTGSPVLIAANPWPTVDSIVIALPVAFVITVIVSLLTKPQPKEQLDKIFKGV, encoded by the coding sequence ATGGATAACTACGTCTTACTTATTGTTATAGCTTTAATATATATTTTAATGGTGGGTTACGTAGGCTACATAGCCTGGAAAAGGACTAAAAGCGCCGACGACTATATGGTCGCCGGAAGAGAAACCCATCCATTTATCATGGCCCTCAGTTATGGGGCCACGTTTATCAGTACTGCTGCCATTGTAGGTTTTGGTGGAACAGCAGGAGTGTATGGAATGGGCCTTTTATGGCTCACAGTGTTGAACATTCTTGTCGGTATTTTTATAGCATTTGTCCTGTTTGGGAAACGAACAAGGAAAATTGGGCATAATTTAAACGCGCTTACTTTCCCAGAATTTCTTTCGCGTCGTTTTGACAGTAAATTTATTCAATATTTCAGTGGTGCAGTAATATTTTTAGGAATGCCTTTATATGCATCTGTAGTTTTAATTGGTATGGCAAGATTTGTAGAAACAACAATAGGTCTTAATTATTCAATAGCATTAATTGCAATGGCCATTATAGTCGCAATTTATGTTGTCTTTGGTGGAATAAGGGGCGTTATGTACACCGATGCCCTGCAGGGAACTATAATGTTTATAGGAATGGTTATATTATTAGGTGCTATTTACTGGTTAACTGGAGGTATTACCACAGGTAACCAAGCTTTAACTAATCTAATTCATCAGATCCCAGCTAATGCGACAGCTACGGCAGCAACTACTGGTTTTACCGGATGGACATCTATGCCCTCGCTTGGAAGTCCATTTTGGTGGACATTAATAAGTACACTTATTTTAGGAGTAGGTATTGGTGTTTTATCACAACCACAGCTCGTAGTAAGGTTCATGACAGTTAAATCCAACAAAGAACTCAACAGAGCAGTTCTAATTGGAGGAATATTCATATTCATCATGACCGGTACCGCGTTCGTTGTAGGAGCATTATCCAACGTTTACTTCTTTGATACCGTTGGACAGCTGGCAATGCAAGTTGCGGGAGGTAATGCAGACAAAATAATCCCCGTATTTATCAGTTCCGCTATGCCGGTCTGGTTTGCCTACTTATTCATGATAACACTGCTTTCTGCAGCTATGTCTACCCTAAGTGCACAATTCCACGTGCAGGGAACTGCTTTAGGCCGAGATATATACGAAACAGTGACTGGAACTAAAGGTAAATCCTCAGTGTTAGTTGCAAGGGCAGGAATTACCATTGCAGTTATAATAGCAGTTATTCTGGGCTTTGTTTTACCAGACAATATAATAGCTGTTGGAACTGCCATGTGGTTCAGTATAACTGCAGCTGCATTCCTTTCAATGTATATATTTGCGCTGTTCTGGAAACGCTCCACCAAAGCAGGCGTAATCTCGGGTTTAGTTATTGGAACATTATTAAGTATCTTCTGGATGGTATTTGAATATAAAAAGTCAGCAGCAGCACTTGGTATATGTCAGGCACTTACAGGTAGCCCTGTTCTTATAGCTGCAAATCCATGGCCTACAGTTGATTCAATAGTGATAGCACTGCCTGTTGCATTTGTGATAACAGTTATAGTAAGTTTACTTACAAAACCACAGCCAAAAGAACAGTTAGATAAAATATTTAAGGGAGTTTAA
- a CDS encoding orotate phosphoribosyltransferase, translating to MELIGICSICGKAGKMHGCHLCGSTVCKSCYDVSKGMCKRCARNPGKMIK from the coding sequence TTGGAACTAATTGGAATCTGCAGTATTTGTGGAAAAGCCGGTAAAATGCATGGCTGCCATTTATGTGGAAGTACGGTCTGTAAAAGCTGCTATGATGTTTCAAAAGGCATGTGTAAACGGTGCGCAAGAAACCCTGGAAAAATGATTAAATAG
- a CDS encoding PRC-barrel domain-containing protein: MRVVEEIVGKEVLDSSATIIGKVKDIEVNLGTKRIEAIVVGKGGLSESIGISKEENVIPYDMVKQIGDKILLKEYIDEPGLETQELGI; encoded by the coding sequence ATGAGAGTAGTGGAAGAAATTGTGGGAAAAGAAGTTTTAGATAGCTCTGCAACTATAATTGGAAAAGTAAAAGATATTGAAGTTAACCTTGGTACTAAAAGAATAGAAGCAATTGTAGTTGGTAAAGGGGGCCTTTCAGAAAGCATAGGTATATCTAAAGAAGAAAATGTCATACCTTATGATATGGTTAAACAAATAGGAGATAAAATACTCCTTAAAGAGTATATAGATGAGCCAGGACTAGAAACACAGGAATTAGGCATATAA
- a CDS encoding cupin domain-containing protein: protein MILKHSSDVSPETMKKPGFNDMEARFLLTSDDGCPRYALRLMEFGPEGHTSYHCHKEEHEMFFLEGKGVVVGEEKKEVPVHAGDALFILPNEYHQVKNTGNDILKMICTVPIFPGQTGKGTTPCE from the coding sequence ATGATACTAAAACATTCCAGTGATGTCTCTCCTGAGACAATGAAAAAACCAGGTTTTAATGATATGGAAGCACGTTTTCTTCTTACAAGTGATGATGGTTGCCCCAGATATGCTCTACGACTTATGGAATTTGGGCCTGAAGGACATACATCATACCATTGTCATAAAGAAGAACATGAGATGTTTTTCCTTGAGGGAAAAGGTGTTGTTGTTGGAGAAGAAAAAAAAGAGGTGCCAGTTCATGCAGGAGATGCGTTATTTATCCTCCCCAACGAATATCACCAAGTTAAAAATACTGGAAATGATATTTTAAAAATGATTTGTACTGTGCCTATTTTCCCAGGACAGACAGGTAAAGGTACAACACCTTGTGAATAA